DNA sequence from the Odontesthes bonariensis isolate fOdoBon6 chromosome 18, fOdoBon6.hap1, whole genome shotgun sequence genome:
AGTCTTTCTTACTATATCTTACCCACTCATACACTGATGAATGCATCACATCACGGGCAACGTGTGGTTCAGTATCTTGTCCAAGGTCACCTCACATGTAACTGGGGAAGTTGGGGAATGAATAATCAACCTTACATTTGGTAGACAcaacttttttccccaaatCAAAGGCAGCCAATGCTAAACAGTCAATGTTAATTTAATCATATACTGTATTATCTGTTTAAAACTGGATGGAGCATTTTTTTAGGCATTATTTACTACTTTCATTCGAAGATTTATGTCTCTGGCTACGGCttttttattgaattaaatGTGCTCAAAATTAtagtaatgtaaataaaaatgtgtagAATTTTACATTTGACATCACGCACgctgctttttttcttcaatatTCTGCCTTTCCATGGAAGCACAATACCAGACTCATTCAAAGTTCTCATATTAATAAGTGACCTAATAAAAGATTCTCGACACCACCATGTCAAGTAAAGGTTTATCTATCCATGATATGAACATTTTTATGGTTCATTATAGGATAATAATGTTGCTAGCAAGAGACAAAGTCCAGTTTGGCTGGAAAAATATTCAATAAAAAGTTACCCATTAATAGttttttatgatatttagtGCACATTGTAAAACTATACATATGACCAAACCTCATTAGCTTTTGTTTGTTAATTAGTACAATGGCAAAATTGTTGTTTGGGATTTCATGAAATTAAATCAACACAATCATTTTGTGAACCTTAAAGTGGAACtcaccctttaaacaacatcGTGCCCAATCACTATATTTGACCATAATATAATAGTGAATTGTGCTGCCACTGGGTATTATGTCTTCATATTAAATATCTTCACGTTTctgtagtatccacgaagtgcttaagtgctaacagggcacattagctcccaagttcttgacaacagaatcgctctctctctctgccttttgCATTAGGCTAGCGACGCCAAGTTCCAGGATATTACTTGGTTGTTATAGCAGCTAGAACTACGTGCATGAAGTAGAACTATAACTAATTAgaattgttgtagtttgttattttttcttccggtgatttcatgacgcgtcaaatcaccatttctaaaaaaatgcaaaggttttatatgtaatatgaagacataatacccagtggcagcacaattcactattatattatggtcaaatatagtgattgggcacgatgttgtttaaagggtgaGTTCCACTTTAAAGCTGTGTGCTTCTGTTTTGGTTTGAAGTACACCAACCTATGTTTTGCATATTcctgggcctgaaactgcccaAGATATACCACACTTCACAACTTTGCCTGACACCATACCCTTTTGTTTTACGATATCCAGGTCACATGCCAGCAACTGGATAGAACATCATTTTACCATATTAAATAAAGTAgaaaattaaattgaaaaaaaaagacacaatccCTTTTACAAATAAAGTCAGTGACAGATGCAGCGAAGAGACACAAGGCAGTGCTATGATAGGAATATGCAACATTACAACAGCAGCATGCTCAGCAGTGTGATGGTATTTATCAGTTATTGAAACATATACAACCTTTTCATCTCTGCCTCACAGTTAGCAACTTCAGTTCCATTTAAAATTGACGGGGAAAAGAGGTCTTGTCAAGTAAAACTGTCGGGTCAGTTTTTACAAATTTCACACCAAAATCTCAGAAGTTTACAGCCCTGCACTATATGCACTGTGCATTTTGTCGTACATGTATTCATTTCACACATACACCACATTTAAATCCTacaaaaatgtgaataaaaaaaaaaaaacttagaaataagcaagtacattttattttttatttgtttgttcatCACATATATTAAATAATGTGCTGTCTTATTCTCGTTAGGGCCTGTAACATTGCCCTACTTTGCCTCTTGACACGAGTTGTTGCTTCTAGAGGTGTTTTTCGTCAGCATGTGAAATATGAGAACATATATTTACGTGTGCAGCTggatggagtttttttttctccagcagcagcataacatcccacaactgtagggggagccaaagagcaaaacatGGCTAAATTCTCTAGTAATTTTTTAAGTGTCACAGCCTTTGGAATAATTTGATTTTGAATATGTCTTAACTCGTGTTTCAAAAATATGTCACCAAAGGCTTATGATTGACAGCTGCTGATTTGCACAAAGCTGGACAGGGTGTCGGTGTTCTCAAAGAGTTTGATATTAATCAATCTACATTTACTTTAACTATCTTAAAGATTGAGTACATAGCAAGACCATTTAGTGTTTAGAAAACTCCAAAATGGACCAAAGAAAATGAGAGCTAGAAGAAGTCCCGTTTTGTAGATAAACACTTCCATTAGAGATGGAAGTCGTGTCATCAGTGCCAGAGAAACAACCTGCTCCTCAAAAGACATCACTGTACACcttacacctcatcctgactgaaagcgagcaATCGATAAAAATTGATTAGAAtgcgtacttttcaatcagcctgtcctgacatgtCGCTACATCCAGTGATCACGCCAACCCTTTATAAAATCGCCTGCACTGTCTCTATTGGGACGAAATTTCGCGGCGGCCTCCcgttcttattggttgaaatgaacacgctgcttcctgttgacaagctagttagcaacagatcagcatcactcagggaataacggacgaggagaagctgatctttaccgtggaacagcacccagtggtttatgaccccaaaaACCCGTacaacaaagatctgaaccgaagggagccagagaactcggtgtttcaagtgagtaccttctgaaccaatagaatccctcccgacaaaatcgtcaccctgcatatcaggacaccctcaCGAAATTTCGTCGTCGTGTCGCGTTAGTTTagctcgctttcagtcaggatgaggtgttaaGGCCAAATCCCAATCCTTCTCCTTACACCTTCATTTACCAGAGGTTCCCCTTTAATTTTTGGAAAATCAAGGGAGGGTTATAATTAAGCTCCTTACTGATGAAACTAAAGGATTTACTGCAATATGTGGGTTTAAAAGTGTCCTGCATACTATCATCCCAAAACTGATGTGcagtggagggatggagggaacATAATGATTACGGACTGCTTTAATGCCTCTGAGTTTCTAGATGTCAAAAATCGTCTGGGGTAACATTAATTCCTAAGTTTCTCAAGGCATCTTGAATTGGCATCAAGCTGTATCCCAGCAGACTAACTTTTTCAGTATCTCTGATACACTCCTTAATTACTGTTCAGTGTAATTTTCACATCACAGGACCCGGGCCCTAACCATAAGTTCCCCCCTCCATGCcacaatttgaaaaacaaatttTAAGAAGAAATACTCACCTAAAATGATGAAAGACAAGCGGAACCCAGCTCAAATGAAAATATCTTTAACTGACCATTTACAGCCGGACAAAACAATGCAGCTGAGCTGTCCTCTGAATTAGTCATTGTCACTAGCACTAAAAAAGTAGTGATGAGTAGTAAGCAACTGTACTGATCTTTAACTGACTTGCAGCCCAACAAGGTAACTGTGCAACCTTTTGAACTGGTTGATCAGCTTAAGGATAAAATCATTAGGCTACTAATTTACTAACCTACTAACCTTTCACTGACTTACAGTCCAATAAAACAAGATAATCAGGTGTAAATTTAACAAATCTATAATCTTAATGATGAAAACAGTGTACTACTAAACAACAACAAGCTGTACTCATACCTAAAACTTTTCTGACGCAACTGTGTTGTTCCTTAAACTtattattttacaaaaaaagtaTATTACAAAGGAATAGGAGGCTGTACTGATCCTTAACTGACCTACAGCCCAATAGTACAATGCAACTGTGTTGTTCCTTAAAGTATACTACAAAGGAATAGGAAGCTGTACTGATATTTAACTGATATACAGCCCAGTAGAACAAAGCTAAAAGATGGCCCTGTAAAAACTTATTTATCAACTTAATGAGAAAAATAGGATACTATGAGGGAGTAGGAAGCTGTATGGATCTTTAACTTACTTTCATCCCAAGAGGACAAAGCAACAAGACTGTCTTGTAAACCTATTTATCAGTTTAACGACACAAATAGTATACTATGATGTAATAGAAAACTACACTGATCTTTAACTGACGTacagccaaacatttttttaggtTTAATATCTTCTTCAGGAAGAAAACAAAGCTTCTGGTGCTTAGAGTACAATTACAATACAGGTATTAACTTTAGACCTTCCTCGACCTATTCTCCAGGCCTTATACCAACAATAGTGTGATATAGTCCTAAACCTAAAGTCCATCTTCCCCATAACACTACCAATCCTTCTTTCTAAAAACCTTTCCCACTTCAACCTAAAGTTctaaactgacttaccccccccccaactctctccctctctctccacACCAcataacacacagaaacaaggcCCTGAGCCCACCTGCATGCACCAAATACCACTCACCAGAAAGGCAGCCTCGGCACCCCTGCAACACATAACACTCCTAAAAACATAAACACCCCCGGACAGCACACAACATACACAAACAACAGATTCTAACGGAAATGCCTGAGAAACCAAGAGCCCTACACAGCACACTTCATACCACAGGGAGTGTTCCCATGGCCTTCTGAGTCAGGGgctgctgtagctcaggaggaagagcagtcgcccaccaatcggaTGGCGGGTGGTTTGACCCGGCTTCCCCAGGCCTCAtgtaagacactgaaccccatgtaTGAATCTGTATGAATGAGTAGGAAGCACTTAGTTAtatgcatgagtgtgtgtgaatgggggaaatgtggcatgtagtgttagaagTGCTTttagtggtcagctagactagaaaagcattTACCATTTACCATTACTCCCAGCAGAtaacaaaatatacaaaaagtgCTAATTACCCAAGGTCACCCAGATCTCGAGTGAGCGTGTCTCTACACGCTATCGAGCGATGGAGGGAGATCATTGAGAAAATTCTCACAAACCTAACTCTGTAGCAGTAAGACATGAGTCTTATAAAGACTGAAACTGAATGGCATTAACCCCACAAACTTGTCCTTGAGTGGCACAGTTGGCCTTGCTTTCCATCTACACATAACACATAATGATCATCAGAAAACAGGTGTTTGACTATTGTGTCGCCAGAAGATGTTCATCTGTTGGAAATCCGAGGGTGAATGTAATGTGTTTATCGATACTGTTGAGTTGATATATACATAACTTGGTCTGCAACATAGTTTTTGATTCCAGGTGATtttttcatgttcatgtttcatgttcCTTATTTCCTTGTTTGATAAAAAGGCCACGCGTCACACAGGGTCAAGTTTATAAAGCCCTGTCCCATGCTTTCTGAAtcacaaaacagttcaaacaaATTGTTCATAATTTGGTTATAGAAGAAAAACAGCTTCTCTAATTTGTTCTCCAGCATCACTTTTGATTGTTGATGGAACATACTTTTGAGAATTATAAACGTTTCGtgatcatttaatttttttaaatcttcattTCCTCTATGAAGTATCTGTTATCAGTTAAAACAATTTTAGAGCTTTTTTATTGTCATTGACTGTAAAGTCATTGACTCTGAGTGTCATTTACACCCATTCAAGCACATACTCAGACAGCACTTCTATGTCAAGTCTTTCTTACTATATCTTACCCACTCATACACTGATGAATGCATCACATCACGGGCAACGTGTGGTTCAGTATCTTGCCCAAGGTCACCTCACATGTAACTGGGGAAGTTGGGGAATGAATCATCAACCTTACATTTGGCAGACAcaacttttttccccaaatCAAAGGCATAATGATCATCAGAAAACAGGTGTTTGACTATTGTGTCGCCAGAAGATGTTCATCTGTTGGAAATCCGAGGGTGAATGTAATGTGTTTATCGATACTGTCTTGACTTAAATGATGGTCTGATTTGTTTTCAACCTTTAAAATCTGTCAATTCTAAAGGTTACATGTGCTTTCCATGCTACTTTACACTGTTAGTTAACGTTTTAACAACTGAATCCATTGTCCGGTCACACATATTCCTTGTAGATCAATGTATTGAACGTAGTTCTGCCTGACAATACCTTCACTGTTCGGACAGTGGGAGGTTTCCTCCTTCTGGACAATTTGGTGAACTACATCTTGAATTTTTCAAACTATTAGGACTGTACAGTTAGGTGTAGTACAGGCAAAATTGAATTATCAAAAACATGATTTTGTTAAAGACcattcatgtttcttttttgaGTTCGAACTTGAATTTAACAGCAAGTATACTCTGTGTATACTAATGTTTAGAGAATAATGTGCATCTGTACACAGGATAAGCATGAACAAAATACGAATCAATGGAAAACAGGAATAAAGAATAATTTGAGTACTTTACTGGGGTGCATCAGCAATATGTAAACATTTTGCTTTAAGAACCcagaaatacatttaaataGTTAAAACAATCTATTTAAAAAACGGATTTTTATACAATTTGTTAAGTAATCTTGcattctgctgtttggttgAAAGTGTGACTCAAACACTTGAGGGGATTTGCCTCAGTTTTGCTCTTGAAAACATTTTCTTCTGCAGCAAACCACGACCAGCCTGCATAAAGCATACGTAGGCACTGCCAGGCTGGGGACTCCTGCCAAAAGAAAGATGACCACATAGATCCATGACGGGTATGGTATTGATGCCAGAGCTGGAAACTcctcctgaaaaacaaaaaaatggatcATGGTGGGATTTGGTATGCTTTGGTGAAGTATTGATGACTACTGTTGAGTCTGAATTGACTTGATCTTGATCACATGATTTGTGTGATCAGAAGAAAGCAGCTTAAAGAGCAAACAATTGTTTTGATatcagggctgggcgagttaattcgttactatcgcgttaactcattaattatttaacgccgacaaatattttatcgcgcagtagcgcaggttttattatttattttattattgtaaaagtctgttgctcacaggcttttattttgtaaaagtctgctgctcacaggcttttattttgtcaaagtctgttgctcacaggcttttattttgtaaaagtctgttgctcacaggcttttattttgtaaaagtctgttgctcacaggcttttattttgtaaaagtctgttgctgtctgctgcggaaccggaaaagaaagtaattggcggatccaccaaaaattgagaagggtacggaacctttactcggccattttcattttaaagttcttccagacagaaccaaagtcatctgtaaacattgccaagttgaattgtcttctcactgtagtagttccagtctaaaatatcacttaagcctcgtttccactgtcagtacggttcgAGTCACTTCGTAttggtacggtacgggtcgggtcgctttggggtcagctttgcgttcccactgtacaaaggggaccctcaggggtgggcggagtgcatGCCGAAGCGTCACTATGTCGATCGCTctgaagcttcttcagcttaaagctacagtcggcaggttttcaaaattgcgagtctaaagtcggaaaattcgaactgatacaactttcaggtccctcccccaacctctaacaagctccgaatcgccccccaaacccctccccctctgtggacgaggttgtgcacgtgagttcacaccagtgtgagcgcacacaagctggggcagactcacgctcagcagcgtgtgcacaagctgtgattgacaggtaggattcctccaccctaatgtgattggttaaaaacagccgggagcgctcggtttttgcaagcatgattacaggcttcagagggagctacagatttcgttatttttcctaaacagcctatttaatattctacttccagaatcccatgacagttcaagctaatatgactaaaaaaaagttgccgaccgcagctttaatgcgacactggctcgcggtccggttgaaaacACTCTCTGCAGTTTTTGTGGcgatcagctggaaaactttttcgtttcgcacagcgccatcgagctcccgctgcacagcctcctcaccaacaatggagagcagagcctggaaccggttctgtgtgctaggtaccccaagcagaagggttaccaaaatggtaacgggtaccataggaccggtacgctttcgtggtaatggaaacactgaaataagcgaaccgttctgaaccggcccgtaccggactgcatagtggaaacgaggttttaaaggcaaaacacacaattgataccagcaagtcattcaacgaaacagacagtggagcgaggcttctacataaaaactacataaaaatgctgatgttaaaagtgttacAAATGtcatggcactttcattcatatggcagtacatttaaaataaaactaaatgctaaaagctatacactacttttaaattaatttttggattttgcgtacaaatgcgattaatcgtgattaatcaggaaaatcatgtgattaattggattaaaaattttaatggttgcccagccctatttgaTATGCAAGCAGGTCGCATAGCATGTGAGCTTACAGAGTTGGAGTCCCAAACTAAATAGGTGAGCTTCTCTTGCGCTTGAATCACAAGGTAGAAAACTAAGATGACCAAGACAATCAGAGGACTGACGAATCTCCATGTCACCTGCCAGAAGATTGACGGCCTATGTCCAACCATGAACTCTATGTCCTTATTGAACCTGGCACACAAGAGAGCATGCAAACATATTGTTATTGGTGCATCTGGAAGCACACAAAGTCATTGCGTTGATTGAATACTTGGAGCGAGCACTCACCTGTCTATGCCGTAAATGTAAACAACAGCTATCATCTCAAATAATCCAATGGTTAGCAGTGGAACAGATCCAGCAAACTTATCAAAGAGAGTTACCCAGTAAATTCCTGAATGCTGTGCAAACAGGAGGCAGATGATGAAGGACACGAGGCATGTTAGTCCTGAAACATGCAGGCAAAGAAGGGAGCAGACAATCAGTTCACCTGAAGTTGGTTGTAAAGAATATTTATAGACTTATTAGCTATAGGAAACAGAATACCAGTGAGTGCTTCGTGGGGCCATTTTTTTGGGAATACTTTCAAGTCTTTCAAGGGGACCACCACTCCCTCAATGTTGCCAAAAAGAGTTGAGAGCCCAAGGCAGAAAAGCATGACAAAAAAGAGGACAGACCAGATAGGGGAGCCAGGCATTTTGGTGATGGCCTCTGTGAAGACGATGAAGGCCAGACCTGTTCCCTCCACTCCCTGAACAAACAAGCACAACGCAGACAGAGTAAAACACCATTACAGCATGGGGAATCTCACATATCTTCATCAAAATAGTCACCTCACTGAGAAGTGTCTGTATGTCACAGGTTTGGATGTTCAGTCCAAGTATGACATCATAATTGGAGCTGTTCAGATGATTGAAGGCTGCATCGTAGTTGCTTGCTGTGATGCTGTTCTCAGGAAGTTCAAATGCATTTGATAATTTCATGATGTTTCTAAGGAGAAAAAATACCAGAGCTTTGTCATTTTGGATTGCTCTGATGTAATTACAGGATAGCtttcaaattatttttcatttttaaagtctTTTTTCTGCCAGATGCCAGCGCCTATGTCCAGTAGGAGAGTCGGGTTTCAATCGGTCAATGACAAATGAGGTCATTAAACAAAACGTCTGCGCCCATTATTTGAAAGCCCAATCCATGCAATATTTTAAACTTCAAAGCCTCAAAATGAAATGTACTCACTGACTGATACATGAGTCGTATCTCTCAGTGGCTCTAAAGCCAATGATGGAATAGGTTACAGTGGCAGCATAAACTGAAGTGAGGCCAGTCACAACAGACAGGATCAAAGCATCCTGCACACAGTTGttgctggggaaaaaaacattgtcATCATTGTTTCAATAGAAATGAGTAAACAAAGGAAAAACCACTGGTTAGCCTTACTGAATGGGGTTGTAGCTTGAGAAGGAGATAAGGCCTCCCCATGCCAAACCAAAGGAGTAAAAGACCTGGGCACCTGCATCCAGCCACGTCGTGGGTTTAATCAACTCCTCCACCTACACTCCGGAGATATACATTATCATGTTGAGCTGATGTGTAAGATGTGACTTTCTTCATTTTAAGATTTAATACATACGTCTGGTGTAAAGAGGAACTTAATTCCACTCAGAGCGCCTTTAAGAGTCAGTCCGCGGATGAGGAAGATGGCCAGCACGAAGTAGGGAAGGATGGCTGTGACGTACACTGCCTGAGATCGTGACAAGAAAAACAGTGGAACAATTGGTTTTAGAACTGCCATTAAAGTGTGAAAATGCAATGGAGTGAGTAACTTTTTCGGATTTCAGTATTTCATGCTGATTGGTTTGTGTATTGTATGTAAGCAATTCGAAGCTacacagcaaaggaaaagttTTGATTTCGTTGCTACAGATCACACACAACAGTTTTATGAAGAAGGCCCACTGTGACTCTGGCTTTGCATGGACACCGAAGCGAAAAGCCGTGACTGCTCCATCGCTAAAAGGTCTTGAATCTGAACCGTAAGCTGTTAGTGAAACTGTTTCAAATGTGTGTCCACTGTGTTGTCATTAGAAGTACGAACGGATTTTAATAAAAGCTTTATGGTTATATAGAATGAAACCATGACAACTGAACAtatcctttttttgtttcttcaacatgctcagaaacacagagttaaagggatagttcgcctcttttgacatgaagctgtatgacatcccatattagcaatattatttatgaacattttcttactccatgctgcgtcctgtgagccgagttccagcctttttttggtgttgacgaaggtagtccggctagttggctggggtcgagaaaataaagcgttttgcttctcaaaacaatatgcgttcaaaagagtaagacatttacatcacaaaatcgttagccagaaaaagtcagacctcacaatcgcttggcgctatttctctcttccttcatatcactacgggctgtgtaaaccgtgcagaccgagcagtcccctgcttccgagcagtaaacaccgtaacaggtgcggctgtcgctaggtggctgaatgcattaatatgaagggaggcaaaaatagcgccaagcgattgtgaggtctgactttttctggctaacgattttgtgatgcaaatgtattactcttttgaatgcatattgttttgagaagcaaaatgctttattttcgggaccccagccaactagctggtctaccttcgtcaacgccaaaacgaggctggaactctgctcacaggatgcagcggggggtaagaaaatgttcataaatgatattgctaatatgggatgtcatacagcttcatgtcaaaagaggcaaactatccctttaatcacaCACAATGACTGGCTCCGGTTTTCATGCTtaaaataacaacacgtttctcaaagttttttttttttcatgtgctgTTGTGGTTTTCTATTGGGTAGTGCCTGTTCAGTAATTTCCCTCGTCCCTTTTCTCACCCCCTTGGCAAACCTCCATGAATTTGACCAATCAGAAGACACTTCAGCCAGGTCCTTTCATTCTCAGGAGGAGGCTTCCCACAAGAGAAAGTTCTCCCTCGTTCCACACTAACTACAAACCGTTTGGAGCTGGGAAGTGTGGAAAGCTAATCTAGATGTACCCAagatgaaaaattaaatgactAGAAATCATCGTGTCATGTCCACTTTAACTTTTTGTCTCACCATTCTATGGCCATATCATTCATTTAACGTATTAAATGTAATTTATGAAATGTCCAGCGTAGATACTATTTCTAACCAGCCTACAAGTAAATAAGACTTACAGACCTTGCCAGAGGTGCTGACTCCTCTTATGCAGCAGATAGCAACAACTGTCCAGGCAGCCAACAGACAAACCACCATGGGCCAGTGGATTCCTCCAGAGTCAGCTATAGAGGCTGAACTGTTCAGTGTCACTCTGTAAAAGTAGTAATCCACAGTGGAGCTCCTTTGACACTCGGGTATAAATTCTGAATGAAATATTTgtattggaaaaagaaaaaaaatcagttttgcGGTTTAGGTACTCTAGTGTATATATGAGGGCTTATTAT
Encoded proteins:
- the LOC142367238 gene encoding sodium-dependent neutral amino acid transporter B(0)AT1-like, with the translated sequence MRLVLPNPGLDGRIPNHEDLERMEKEVVVDRPKWDNKAQYILTCVGFCIGLGNVWRFPYLCQSHGGGAFLIPYLILLVLEGMPLLLLEFAIGQRLRKGSVGVWRAISPYLTGVGIASMLVSFLVGLYYNTIIAWIMWYLFNSFQSPLPWTQCPLNENRTEFIPECQRSSTVDYYFYRVTLNSSASIADSGGIHWPMVVCLLAAWTVVAICCIRGVSTSGKAVYVTAILPYFVLAIFLIRGLTLKGALSGIKFLFTPDVEELIKPTTWLDAGAQVFYSFGLAWGGLISFSSYNPIHNNCVQDALILSVVTGLTSVYAATVTYSIIGFRATERYDSCISQNIMKLSNAFELPENSITASNYDAAFNHLNSSNYDVILGLNIQTCDIQTLLSEGVEGTGLAFIVFTEAITKMPGSPIWSVLFFVMLFCLGLSTLFGNIEGVVVPLKDLKVFPKKWPHEALTGLTCLVSFIICLLFAQHSGIYWVTLFDKFAGSVPLLTIGLFEMIAVVYIYGIDR